In the genome of Thiorhodovibrio winogradskyi, the window CTTTGGTCATATCCAGGTTGTGTGATGACGGACCCAAACCAGATTAACGCCCGCATCAATGCGCAACTTCATGCCAGCTTGCAAGCCGCACTCATCCAGCCTTCGGATGCGTCCAGCGTCGCGCGCTCCGCGCGCGCGGCGGTGGCACAACGCCAGGACAACACCCCTCTTGCGCTCGGCTCGCGCGTCGATGTACAGGTAACATCGGTGCAACAACCCGGCGACCTTGAGGTTCGCCTGCGGACTCATGTGACTCCTCAGAGCAACACTCAGACCGGGGCCGGACAATGGTCACAAACCATGCGCGTTGGCGTGACGGATGACCTGCACCCCAGGTTGCTGAACGCGCTGCGCACCCTCGCCGCCGGCCAGGGGCGGGGGGCCATGCTAAACGCGGAGGTGGTCTCTCTCAGACCGCGGGTCATGCTGCGCCTGCTACCGTCCGACAACCAAGGCGCACCTGGCACCAAAACCTGGTTCAATGCGCAGTTGCGCAATCACATGCCCGGCGCGCTGCGGCTCGCCACCACCTTTGCCGATTGGAGTCGTGGTCTGCGCGAGGCCGGGCTAGATCGCGGCCTTCAGTCGCCACTCGCGCAGCAGCGCGAACTAACCCAGTCAATCAAGCAGGTACTCGAGCGTCTCGCCAGCCCACGCGAGCTGACCGATCCCGCGCGCCTGGCGGACAGCCTGCGAAATTCCGGTATCTGGCTTGAGGCCGTGTTGGCTCGCGGCGGCGCCTTAACCCATCAACCCTCGCTCCTGGAGTCAGACTTAAAAGCACAACTCTTGCGTCTGGCCGGCAAGGTGCGTTTACAGACCACCCAAGACCTTCCCTCGGCTGGAGCGGATCGGCTCGCGCAACTCTCCACCCCCCTCGCGCGCGAGGTCGATGGCATGCTCAAGCAACTGATTACACTGCAACTGCAAAATGCCGAGAACGCCCCCGAGCAGCAACGCTGGGCTGTGGAGTTGCCCTTTCAGACCAGCGCCGGATTACTGACACTGGATGCCGACATTCAACGCGAAGCAGAACAGGAAGGAGACCAGGGCGAGCACTGGAGCATGCAAATCCGCCTCGACCTGCCGATGCTCGGGCCACTGTTGATTCGCCTGGGCCTCAGGGGCAGCCGTTTGCACGCCAGCCTGGTGGCCGAGCAGCCGAGCAGCGCCGAGTTACTGCGCGAGCGCCTGCCCGAGCTAAGGACGCAGCTTGAAAACCGCGACATTGAGATCGCCAGCCTGCACGCACGCGAAGGCCCTACCGAACGCAAGCCGCCCGCGCGCGCGCCCCTGCTGCGAGAACAGGCATGAGCAAAGAGCGCAAGCACCGCAAAGCGGTCGCCTTGCAGTGGGATCGCCGTCATACGCCGCGCATCACGGCAACCGGCACCGGCCTGACGGCCGAGGAAATTCTGCGCGTCGCCGATGAACATGGCATTCCCTTGCAGCAGGATCCGGCGCTGACCGAGGCGCTGGCACAAATTCCCTTGGGCGAGGAAATTCCGCCCGCACTCTACGTCGCCGTCGCCGAGGTGCTGGCCTTCGTCTTCATGCTAGCGGGTATCGATCCGCGTCGGGATGCGACCGAGGATGACTCGATTGTCGCCGAGAGCGCCGAGAATTAGTTGTCCTGATTGCTGTCCAGACCAAGGGCAACACCCTGGCCGTGCAGATTAAACAGCAGATCGACCTCGGAGTCGGTCAGGGAGCAAAGCTTGCGCACCTCGGCACGCGGCTGACCATGGCGAATTAACTGGATCGCCTGGGTATAGGGGCTACCATCGGCATCGCGCAGGCGCATTTCCAGGCGCGTTTGTTGATTGAGCTCGCCGACCCGATCAATCGCCCGACGCACACTGGCGAGGTCCTCGCGATGGGTCAGGGCCTCGCCCGAGAGCACCTTGACCGCGCCCTGAATGGCCAGCAGTGTTTGTGTCTGCTGTTCCATGACCAGCTGCATGCGCGCCAGACGGCTGCGTAACTGCATCAACGCAACAAGCGCCAGCAAGGCAATACCCGCGGCCAGCAGGGACAGGATATCGGAAGTGGCGATAAACAACTGTTCGAGCGGAGTCCGTAATAGAGAGCCGAATGAAACAGGCCAGAGTAGACCAAGACCAGACCAGCTCGGATCACACTGGCGGCTAAATATTGCGCACCAATTCCCATTCCTCATCGGACAGGAGCTTTTCCAGGCTGATGAGAATGGTCAAACCGTCCGAACTGCTATACACGCCAAGAATAAATCGGCTACTCTGATCATTGCCAACCGCGGGGGCGGGATCAATGCTCTTGGACGGGATCTGCACCACCTCGGCAACCGAGTCGACCAGAATGCCGACATTTTGGTTGTCAACATCAATGATGACAATGCGCGATTGATCGGTCGGCGCCTGGTCCGGCAGCCCCATGCGCCGGCGCCCATCGATGACGGTGACGACATCGCCACGCAGATTGATGATGCCCAGAATATAGTTTGGCACCCCAGGCACCGGGGCGATTTCAGTCACCTTCAGCACCTCCTGGACCTGAAGCACATCGATGGCATAGGTCTCCTCGGCCAGACTGAAGGTAACGAAGGACGAGGAATCGTTGGACTTGGCATCCGACCCCTGTTGTGGTGCGGTCATCTGTTCTCACTCCCGTTAAGCAGTGCGGCATTATGCGGATACTTTGGTCAGAGCGCCAACCTGGCCGGATCAGCAGAACCCCTTCACCAGTGCCGGCCCGACCTCCGTGAGAGTCAGGATATCATCGGCCAGACCAGCCTCCACGACCGCCGCCGGCATGCCATAGACCACCGACGAGGCCGCATCCTGTGCCCATACCCGGGCGCCAAGCCCCTTGAGTGCACGGGCGCCTTCTCGGCCGTCAGCCCCCATACCCGTCAGCACCACCGCCAACACCTGACCACGCAGGGCACCAACGGCCGATTGAAAGCTGATATCGACGCTTGGTTTATAGATGGTGCCTGGCTCACTGTCGGTGATCTTGATCCTTGCGACCGACCCACCCTCGAGTAGCATCTGCATGCCGCCTGGAGCCAGAAGCGCCAATCCTGGCTTGAGCATATCGCCGGTGGCAGCCTCGCGCACCTCGATCTGGCAGAGCTTGTTCAGCCGCTCGGCGAACGCGGGGGTGAAGCTCGCCGGCATGTGCTGAATCAACAGGATGGGTAGAGGAAAGGTCTTGGGCAGGTGCTTGAGCACTTCTTGCAACGCCACCGGCCCGCCAGTGGAAGTACCAATGAGCACGGCACGCGCGGATTTGAGCAGCGCGGGATTGATATCGGCCGCACGCGACAGATGCTCAGCCGCGCGCGCGCCACTGGCGGACACCGGCGTGACCGAGGGCCCTTGGGTGCGCGCCGTGGCTGCCCCCAGCAAGGAACGGGGCGCAGCCGCGGCGCCGCTCGTTGCCGCACGCACGCGACTTCTAGCCAGAGTGCGCACCCGCCGGCGCAGCAGCGCCTTGGCGCTTTCTTCATCTCCAGCCATCTCGCTAAAACGCTTGGGCAAAAAGTCCATGGCCCCGGCATCAAGGGCATCCAGCGTGGCCTGAGCGCCGTCGGTGGTGAGAGTGGAGAACATCAACACCGGACAAGGCGCCTCCGCCATGATATGGCGCACGGCCGTGATGCCGTCCATCACCGGCATCTCGATGTCCATGGTGACCACATCCGGCTTCAACTCCTTGACACATTTGATGGCCTCCTTCCCATCCGCAGCCATCCCCACGACCTCGATACCGACATCCGCATTCAGAATCTCGGCAATGCGTCGACGGAAGAAGCCTGAATCGTCAACAACAACCACGCGACACGCCATGGTTTAAACCTCCTTCGCCACGGCGCGGCTATGCGCGCCGCGACTAATGAGTCCACCCTTGCCCATGGTGCGCATGAGTTCAGGTATATCCAGGATCAAGGCAATACCACCATCTCCGGTAATGGTGGCGCCGGCAAGTCCAGGCACGCCGCTGAGACCCAACCCCAGGGGCTTGATCACCACCTCTTCCTGGCCGACCAGTCCGTCCACCACCAGGCCAACCTTACGCTGGCCAACATGGACCACCACCACATGCGCTTCCTCGCTGGCATTGATGCGCACCTCTGGCCGAATCCAGCGCCCCACATAGACCAGCGGCAGGGCATGATTGCGTACCATGATGGTTTCTTGATCGTCAACAAAGTGACTCTTGGTCAAATCAAGATCGAGAATCTCGGACACCGAGGCCAGGGGAATGGCAAAGCGGCGGCCGTCGAGAATGACCATGAGCGCGGGCAGAATCGCCAAGGTCAGCGGCAGGCGCACCTGCAGGCTGGTGCCGCGACCCAGCTCGGAGTCAATCTCCACCGTGCCGTTGAGCTGGGCGATGCGGGTTTTCACCACGTCCATGCCAACACCACGGCCAGAGACATCGGAGATGACCTCCTTGGTGGAGAAACCGGCCATGAAGATCAGGTTAAAGGCATCGCGGTCGGACAGACGCTCGGCCATCATGGGTTCGAGCAGGCCCTTGCTGACGGCTTTCTCGCGCAGCACATTGGGGTCCATGCCACGACCATCGTCCTCGATGATTAGCGCGATGTGGTCGCCTTCCTGGGCTGCTCCGAGCACCACCTTGCCCTTGCGCGGCTTGCCCTTGGCCACGCGCTCTTCGGGCGACTCGATGCCATGATCAACCGCGTTGCGCACCAGATGCACCAGGGGGTCGGCCAACGCCTCGACCAGATTTTTATCCAGATCGGTCTCCTCGCCGAAGGTCTCAAGGTCAATTTCCTTGCCCAGATTGCGCGCCAGATCGCGGATCACGCGCGGGAAGCGGCCGAAGACTTTCTTGACCGGCTGCATGCGGGTTTTCATCACCGCCGTTTGCAGATCGGCCGTGACCAGCGCCAGCGAGCCGATGGCCTTGGACACTTCGTCATCGCCCATCTGGGAGCGCAGCATGCTAAGGCGGTTGCGCACCAGCACCAACTCGCCGACCAGGTTCATGATTTCATCAAGGCGATGGGTATCGACCCGCACCGAGGTTTCAACCATGGCATTGGCGGCATTGCGCGCGGGCGCTTTGGCCGCGGCGGCGCTGTCTCCAGTAGCCAGTGGTTGTTCCGGTGATGCAGCCGGGGCTGACGTGGTTGGGGCTGACACGGCGGGGGGTTCTGCTGCCGACCTGGGCTGAACCGGTGGAGGTTGCATTGATTTAGCTTGTTGCGGCTGGAACGCTGCTTCCGGGGGTGGCTCATCGACCGCCTGGTCAGCCGGCTCGCCACTTGTTTGCGCGGGAGCTGGCTCTGGCGGTGGCTCCGGTATTGGTTCTGGTGGCGGCGGAGCCTCCGCTGGCTTGGGCTGTCCGCCTTTGCCATGCAACTGATCGAGCAGCGCCTCAAATTCATCGTCTGAAATCATATCGCTGTTGGCGGGCGCGGGCGCGGCCTTGGGAGCCTGGGATTTGGACTCTTTCACCACGGCCGGAGGCTCGCCGACAGAATCGCCACTGATGGCATCGAGCAGGTGGTCGTACTCCGCCTCGGTCATATCGCCAAGGGCGTCGGGCTCGGCTGGTGGAGCAGACTGGGCTGGAGCAAACTGGGCTGGAGCAGACTGGGCTGGGGGCGCGCTCTGAGCGGCAGGCGGGCTGGCATTGCCCGGCACCGCGAGTTTGTCGAGGTCCGCGAGTAAGCCCGCGGGCGCTGGCGCGGGGTCCTGGCCGGATTTGATGTCGTTGAACATGACGTTCAACACATCGAGCACCCGCAGGATTGAGTCCATTAAAAAGCCGTCAATGCGCTTTTCGCCATTGCGCAGCAAATTAAAAATATCCTCGGCACGATGGCAAACCGCCACCATGGAATCAAGGCTCAGAAATCCCGCGCCACCTTTGATGGTGTGGAAGCTGCGGAAAACGGCGTTCAGCAAATCCCTGTTGTCTGGTTCCTGCTCCAGATCGATCAACTGCTCGTTAAGTCCCTCAAGCAGCTCACCGGCTTCAACAAGAAAATCCTGGAGAATTTCGTCATTCGGGTCGATGGCCATGGCCCTTACTCTTACTAATGAAGCTCATGCATTCCCGCGATGTCGGGAGACGTCCGGTTGCCCGTGGAGCTGACTTGGTGCGCCATCCGAGGAAAATGACGCTGTTATTTCCTGGCAAAGGGCTTAGAACCCAAGGCTCGAGAGCAGCGCATCGACATCATCCTGGCTGGACATCACATCCGCCTCGGTGTCCTTGGTATTCGGCACAGCAGGGCCGACTGGCTTGAAACTGTCCAGTTCCGGCTTGGCAGCAGCGGCAGCAGCAGCCGACTGGAGCTTTTCGGGCTCCAGGCGTTCGCCCGAGAGGCGCACCAGCCCGACCAGATTCCCCTCGACCTCCTGCACCAACTTGATGACGCGGGCAATGATCTGGCCCGTCAGATCCTGGAAGTCCTGCGCCATCATGATCTCGGACATCAGGCTGCCAAGCTGCTTGGTTTGATCAGTGGTTTGGCGCAGGAATTCGTCGAGCTCACGGGTCAATTCGCGAAACTGCTCGACACTCAACTTGCGACCGCGAAACTCGGTCCAGCTCCCGGCGAAGCGCGCGGATTCAGCATGCAGCGCCTCGGCAATGGGCAGCCCGGTCTCCACCGCATTTAGGGTACGGTGGGTGGCCTGCTCGGTCATGGTAATGACGTGATTCAGGCGCTGCTTGGCATCTGGAAATTCGGACCGGGTGATTTCGATCAGGCGGGAGTCGTCACGGAAGCTGCGCAGGGCGTCGTGAAGTTCGCGGGTGAGGCGCCCAAGCTCCTCGAACAACTCGCGCTCATAGGGGGCTCCCAGGCGTTGAATGGTCAGGCCAGCTTCATCGACCTGCCCTGACTCGAGTTGCTCGACCAGCAGGCGCGCCAACTCGAGTTGACGTGCCTGTGTTGCTTCATTCTGATGTGGCATGATTTTCTTGCTGCTCCGGAACCAGTGGTAAAGCCAGGGCACCCGCAGTGAACAATGTCAGCCTTCGAGCCGCTCAAAGATTTTATCGATCTTTTCTTTCAACGTTTCGGCCGTGAAGGGTTTGACGATATAGCCATTCACCCCGGCTTGCGCCGCCTCCATGATCTGTTCGCGCTTGGCCTCAGCCGTGACCATTAGCACTGGCAAACTCTTGAGACGCTCATCCGCGCGAATGGCCTTGAGAAGCTCAATGCCTTGCATGTTGGGCATATTCCAGTCGGTCACCAGGAAGTTGAAATCGCCGTTTTTCAGCATTGGCAGCGCGGTGCTGCCATCATCGGCTTCCATGGTGTTGCTGAACCCGAGCTCGCGCAGGAGATTCTTGATGATACGACGCATCGTGGAAAAATCATCCACGATGAGAATTTTCATGCCTTTATCCACTTTCAGCTCCAAACCAACTCGATTAGTAATTAGATGAAGACCACAAACCAACGCCAGCAGTTCAGATTCCGGTCCCCGAGCCCACCCAATCCTGCAGGCGCGCCCTTAGTCTATGAACAGACTGACTGCGGATCTGGCACACACGGGATTCTGTTATTCCCATCACAGCACCGATCTCGCGCAAATTCAATTCCTCGTTGTAGTAGAGCGCCAACACCAGTCGCTCCTTCTCGGGCAGACTGGCAAGGGCTTCCGCCAAAGCGTCGCGAAAATCGTCGCGCTCAAGTGACTCAATCGGCGTCAAACCATCGGCTGGCAACAAGCGATCAGGATCTTGATCTTGACCGAAGAGTTCATCCAGACCCAGCAGATGCACGCCCGCGTTGTCCTGGAGCATGGCATGGAATTCATCCAAACCAACATCCAACTCGGAGGCAATTTCTCGATCACGCGCGGCACGCCCCTCGCGCGCCTCGACGCGCTGAATGGCCTCGGCAATCCGACGGCTGTTGCGATGCACCGAGCGCGGCGCCCAATCCGACCGCCGCAGTTCATCGATCATGGCGCCGCGTATTCGAATCCCGGCGTAGGTAGCAAAGGTGGCGCCCTGCCCGCCCTGAAACTGTCGCGCAGCCTCAATCAGGCCAATCATACCTGATTGAATCAAATCATCGACCTGCACCGAAGCAGGCAGGCGCGCCATCAGGTGATGCGCGATCCGCCGCACCAGGTCGACGTGTTCGGTTACGAGCTGCTCGGGCGACTGCGCGTCGGCATCGCTTCGATAGCCTTGAAGGGGTCGCTTTGCGGTCATGACGGGTGCAAGGTCATGCCTCCCAGTGCTCGACTTGATCGATGTCAGTCTTTGGCATTGTAGCCCGAAAAAAGGACCAAAAGGCCAAGCCTGACAGCCAGGCTAATGCCCGTCGCACGACACCACGCCGGGACATGCCGCCGCTGATTCGCGGTCAGGCTCATGGTCCTGTCCACTCCAGCATCATGAAACGGCGGATCATGGAGCAGCTCTCTCAGGGTGCGACCGCGCCAGTGACTCAGGCCTGTTCGAGCATGCGCTCGACAAAGAAACCAAGACCGCCGCCCCCTCGAGCGGTTTTCCAGCCGTCGACCCGCCGAGCCAGATCATTAAAGGCCCGCGCCGCGGGACTTTCCGGATACAGACTCACCACTGGTACGCGCTTGCGCACAGCCCGGCGCAGATGCTCATCAAGCGGGATGGTGGCCGAGACATCCACCACCACCTCGGGCAAATACTGGGTCAGCACCGTGGACAATTTTTGCGCCAGACGGCGCGCGGCCTCGGCACTGGCCATCATGTTGCAAACCAGATGGAAGCGACGCAAGCCGTGATCCTGATGCAGCACTTTCATCAATGCATAGGCGTCGGTCATGGAGGCTGGCTCGTCGCAGACCACCACCAGCACCTCCTGCACCGCCTTGCAAAAACTGGTGACCGATTCCTGCACTCCGGCGGCGGTATCGACGATCAACACGTCAAGAGGGTCGCGATACGAGCTGAAGGCGCGGATCAGCCCGGCATGCTCGGCCGCGCTTAGGTTAGCCATGGATGCGATGCCCGATGCGGAGGGAATCAACAGGATGCCCTCGGGCCCTTCCACCATGACGTCTTTCAACTCCTCGACCTCGCCGCTAACCAGGTGATGCAGGGTGCGCTCGGGACGCAGTCCGAGCAGCAGATCGGCATTGGCAAGGCCCAGGTCGGCGTCGAACAGCATGACGCGCCGGCCCAGCCGGGCCAGGGCCACGGCCAGGTTGACCGACACATTGGTTTTGCCAACGCCACCTTTACCGCTGGCGATGGCGAGAATTTTCAGCCCGGACTCATAGGCCGACATGAGCGCTCTTCCTAAATGGAACCACCGACTCGAGGATCATACCCTGATCCAGCGGGCCAAGGCGATCAGCGATGGGCGCCGAACCCAGTGGACGCGTCGCCGCGCGCTCGGCTGACGCGCGCATGGAGCCAGTGCGCAGCAGTGGTGTTTCGCGCAATGCCAAACGCGTCAGATAGAGCGTGTCGACGGCATGGAAGTGTTCACCAAGCCCCTGGCCATCGCTGTAGAAAGTGAGCCCGAGGCGCTGCTCGAGCAACACGGACAGAGTCTCGCCAAGCTGTTCAGCTTCGTCGACCTTGGTCAGCACCAATGCGCTCGGAGCGCTCCCCTGAAAGGCTTGCAACACCTGGCGCAAAATTCGCCCCTGATGGGTGGCGGCGAGCACCAGCCAAGTTTCCAGATCGATTTCGGAGCGAATCTGCGCGAACAAACGCTGTTCGGCCACATCGCGCGCTGACTGCCCGGCGGTATCCACCAGTACCAGGCGGCCTTCGCCAGATCGCACCGCCAGATCGGCCAACTCGCGCTCGCTCTCAAGGAGCATGACCGGAACCCCGGCCATCTGGCCAAACGCCTGGAGTTGCTTATAGGCGCCCAAGCGCTGGCGATCTAGGGTGACCAGGCTGATGGCGTCGCGCCCCATGCGGCGAATCTGGCGCATGGCCAGGCGACTGATGGTGGTGGTTTTGCCCACGCCAGTTGGCCCGACCAGCGCCAGCATGCCACCGCGCTCAAGGATATCGGGCTGCTCCGTGGTCAGCGCCGAGGACAAACGGGCGCGCACCCGCGACCAAGCGGTTTCGATATTGGTCTCCTCGGGAATGCCGCCCGCCACGCTGCGCGCGAGTTTTTCATGAAAGCCGCACTCCGTTAGACCCGCCACAAGTTCGGCCGCCAGCGGATGGCGCGCCGCCCACTGGGCACTCTCGCTGGCCCCGTTTTGCTGCACCAGCAGGTGGCGCAGATCGCTGAGCTCGCGGCGCATGGCCTCAAGATCAGAGTCCACCGGACTCTGCCCACGTCCACCCGAGAAGCGGCTCGCGCCCGAGCCGGGGCGCCCACCGGAGCGCGCGGGAGTGGCGCGGATGGACGCGGACCCCTTGGCCGCGTCCTCGTTGTCCAATGCCGCCACGATCTC includes:
- the fliK gene encoding flagellar hook-length control protein FliK, translating into MTDPNQINARINAQLHASLQAALIQPSDASSVARSARAAVAQRQDNTPLALGSRVDVQVTSVQQPGDLEVRLRTHVTPQSNTQTGAGQWSQTMRVGVTDDLHPRLLNALRTLAAGQGRGAMLNAEVVSLRPRVMLRLLPSDNQGAPGTKTWFNAQLRNHMPGALRLATTFADWSRGLREAGLDRGLQSPLAQQRELTQSIKQVLERLASPRELTDPARLADSLRNSGIWLEAVLARGGALTHQPSLLESDLKAQLLRLAGKVRLQTTQDLPSAGADRLAQLSTPLAREVDGMLKQLITLQLQNAENAPEQQRWAVELPFQTSAGLLTLDADIQREAEQEGDQGEHWSMQIRLDLPMLGPLLIRLGLRGSRLHASLVAEQPSSAELLRERLPELRTQLENRDIEIASLHAREGPTERKPPARAPLLREQA
- a CDS encoding EscU/YscU/HrcU family type III secretion system export apparatus switch protein; protein product: MSKERKHRKAVALQWDRRHTPRITATGTGLTAEEILRVADEHGIPLQQDPALTEALAQIPLGEEIPPALYVAVAEVLAFVFMLAGIDPRRDATEDDSIVAESAEN
- a CDS encoding DUF2802 domain-containing protein yields the protein MFIATSDILSLLAAGIALLALVALMQLRSRLARMQLVMEQQTQTLLAIQGAVKVLSGEALTHREDLASVRRAIDRVGELNQQTRLEMRLRDADGSPYTQAIQLIRHGQPRAEVRKLCSLTDSEVDLLFNLHGQGVALGLDSNQDN
- a CDS encoding chemotaxis protein CheW, with the translated sequence MTAPQQGSDAKSNDSSSFVTFSLAEETYAIDVLQVQEVLKVTEIAPVPGVPNYILGIINLRGDVVTVIDGRRRMGLPDQAPTDQSRIVIIDVDNQNVGILVDSVAEVVQIPSKSIDPAPAVGNDQSSRFILGVYSSSDGLTILISLEKLLSDEEWELVRNI
- a CDS encoding protein-glutamate methylesterase/protein-glutamine glutaminase, with product MACRVVVVDDSGFFRRRIAEILNADVGIEVVGMAADGKEAIKCVKELKPDVVTMDIEMPVMDGITAVRHIMAEAPCPVLMFSTLTTDGAQATLDALDAGAMDFLPKRFSEMAGDEESAKALLRRRVRTLARSRVRAATSGAAAAPRSLLGAATARTQGPSVTPVSASGARAAEHLSRAADINPALLKSARAVLIGTSTGGPVALQEVLKHLPKTFPLPILLIQHMPASFTPAFAERLNKLCQIEVREAATGDMLKPGLALLAPGGMQMLLEGGSVARIKITDSEPGTIYKPSVDISFQSAVGALRGQVLAVVLTGMGADGREGARALKGLGARVWAQDAASSVVYGMPAAVVEAGLADDILTLTEVGPALVKGFC
- a CDS encoding chemotaxis protein CheA, whose amino-acid sequence is MAIDPNDEILQDFLVEAGELLEGLNEQLIDLEQEPDNRDLLNAVFRSFHTIKGGAGFLSLDSMVAVCHRAEDIFNLLRNGEKRIDGFLMDSILRVLDVLNVMFNDIKSGQDPAPAPAGLLADLDKLAVPGNASPPAAQSAPPAQSAPAQFAPAQSAPPAEPDALGDMTEAEYDHLLDAISGDSVGEPPAVVKESKSQAPKAAPAPANSDMISDDEFEALLDQLHGKGGQPKPAEAPPPPEPIPEPPPEPAPAQTSGEPADQAVDEPPPEAAFQPQQAKSMQPPPVQPRSAAEPPAVSAPTTSAPAASPEQPLATGDSAAAAKAPARNAANAMVETSVRVDTHRLDEIMNLVGELVLVRNRLSMLRSQMGDDEVSKAIGSLALVTADLQTAVMKTRMQPVKKVFGRFPRVIRDLARNLGKEIDLETFGEETDLDKNLVEALADPLVHLVRNAVDHGIESPEERVAKGKPRKGKVVLGAAQEGDHIALIIEDDGRGMDPNVLREKAVSKGLLEPMMAERLSDRDAFNLIFMAGFSTKEVISDVSGRGVGMDVVKTRIAQLNGTVEIDSELGRGTSLQVRLPLTLAILPALMVILDGRRFAIPLASVSEILDLDLTKSHFVDDQETIMVRNHALPLVYVGRWIRPEVRINASEEAHVVVVHVGQRKVGLVVDGLVGQEEVVIKPLGLGLSGVPGLAGATITGDGGIALILDIPELMRTMGKGGLISRGAHSRAVAKEV
- a CDS encoding protein phosphatase CheZ; this encodes MPHQNEATQARQLELARLLVEQLESGQVDEAGLTIQRLGAPYERELFEELGRLTRELHDALRSFRDDSRLIEITRSEFPDAKQRLNHVITMTEQATHRTLNAVETGLPIAEALHAESARFAGSWTEFRGRKLSVEQFRELTRELDEFLRQTTDQTKQLGSLMSEIMMAQDFQDLTGQIIARVIKLVQEVEGNLVGLVRLSGERLEPEKLQSAAAAAAAKPELDSFKPVGPAVPNTKDTEADVMSSQDDVDALLSSLGF
- the cheY gene encoding chemotaxis response regulator CheY; this translates as MKILIVDDFSTMRRIIKNLLRELGFSNTMEADDGSTALPMLKNGDFNFLVTDWNMPNMQGIELLKAIRADERLKSLPVLMVTAEAKREQIMEAAQAGVNGYIVKPFTAETLKEKIDKIFERLEG
- a CDS encoding RNA polymerase sigma factor FliA yields the protein MTAKRPLQGYRSDADAQSPEQLVTEHVDLVRRIAHHLMARLPASVQVDDLIQSGMIGLIEAARQFQGGQGATFATYAGIRIRGAMIDELRRSDWAPRSVHRNSRRIAEAIQRVEAREGRAARDREIASELDVGLDEFHAMLQDNAGVHLLGLDELFGQDQDPDRLLPADGLTPIESLERDDFRDALAEALASLPEKERLVLALYYNEELNLREIGAVMGITESRVCQIRSQSVHRLRARLQDWVGSGTGI
- a CDS encoding MinD/ParA family protein, with product MSAYESGLKILAIASGKGGVGKTNVSVNLAVALARLGRRVMLFDADLGLANADLLLGLRPERTLHHLVSGEVEELKDVMVEGPEGILLIPSASGIASMANLSAAEHAGLIRAFSSYRDPLDVLIVDTAAGVQESVTSFCKAVQEVLVVVCDEPASMTDAYALMKVLHQDHGLRRFHLVCNMMASAEAARRLAQKLSTVLTQYLPEVVVDVSATIPLDEHLRRAVRKRVPVVSLYPESPAARAFNDLARRVDGWKTARGGGGLGFFVERMLEQA
- the flhF gene encoding flagellar biosynthesis protein FlhF, with translation MNVRRYRAKDMSDAMRQVREHQGADAVILSSRRVDGMLEIVAALDNEDAAKGSASIRATPARSGGRPGSGASRFSGGRGQSPVDSDLEAMRRELSDLRHLLVQQNGASESAQWAARHPLAAELVAGLTECGFHEKLARSVAGGIPEETNIETAWSRVRARLSSALTTEQPDILERGGMLALVGPTGVGKTTTISRLAMRQIRRMGRDAISLVTLDRQRLGAYKQLQAFGQMAGVPVMLLESERELADLAVRSGEGRLVLVDTAGQSARDVAEQRLFAQIRSEIDLETWLVLAATHQGRILRQVLQAFQGSAPSALVLTKVDEAEQLGETLSVLLEQRLGLTFYSDGQGLGEHFHAVDTLYLTRLALRETPLLRTGSMRASAERAATRPLGSAPIADRLGPLDQGMILESVVPFRKSAHVGL